A window from Fusarium musae strain F31 chromosome 8, whole genome shotgun sequence encodes these proteins:
- a CDS encoding hypothetical protein (EggNog:ENOG41): MSPHAVTPPQQSNLDTLSTFPNADATFNDHHPRNVPAPYQQSFAIRTSRPHRHTIPYGSALYPPRQEHHLRRKTPNGTVDAGYDGSPSLFSHGPPPSKHLVLPRSATATAFPLTGPPIRQSHFNGSIDYRRPSSVGNTGLSDDLQARPGSSTWAYGSDTALHRGALPTNHYGLHQAEGQYIPQGQPEAPGGFPNLYQPIIRAHEYNVRAFCPPPIVMNESLPFGQPGMHTPWNYHGRPGLVSARHVQPQDLRSFQQHCGSDFARRSPFASGFDSETQPHPGFDSSMHTQSYIRPPHMSSQQGFREKVLLQAHRVYVDLLAYAQTIRKPQASKGAAGHNTSPKLLVYPKPPKPSLRISEAALGRDPTLFNNSSENDSYQDFQSRGHVVPYFQGPHVEAITNKAATLYCLGRQDEAEKHWIRAVEVQPSYLEAVEHLVGLLYKKRSKEAVEIIDHVQRALRVLPAHNQQAGSHDQLAKPSGFASSGYAIHGKENGRVLALIHAKGTMLYSLKDVNRASEAFEEAVLISVGRQMTSIQDLVRQIQTALSPTETPVSHRNARHGTRPLLLPPERARHTAQLVFGGTGSLPGLQHVAEGSTKRAAVQTTSNSLLSLAKIFQDSLSSGQGAPNILRRPSGVEDILALYYLSLSLQESPSTANNVGILLAGVQQIASNPPSPNVDVPAHSSIPGIVPGSGLALALAYYHYGLRLDPKHVHLHTNLGSLLKDIGQLDLAIQMYEQAVACDGTFDIALTNLANAVKDRGRINDAITYYKRAVSSNPEFAEAVCGLSTALNSVCDWRGRGGVILKSGKYDRWHVDDKGLLIDARSFGHDSGLVKRVVRIINRQLSDASHWGRGVLDEKKIASFTRQIKDLGLVTSFDPEQALREWSNKPWEGSRVIRLIERAARATQWKWYQDQHVSGSQKRTQYTRLRLPSGLSVPSAPTVLPFHTFTCPLSAKDIRVISQRNGIRISCSTLRLPWLPSTVYPPPPPPNPHLNIGYVSSDFNNHPLAHLMQSVFGFHNPSRAHAICYATTASDRSVHRQQIEREAPVFRDVSSWPADKLVEQIIKDEIHILVNLNGYTRGARNEIFAARPAPVQMSFMGFAGTLGAEWCDYILADSTAIPPETLRPWRGNFKIADVFKDDTEGEEEDWMYSENIIYCRDTFFCCDHAQSCDANERSVTWEQEQRRRWKMRKELFPALSDDTIIMGNFNQLYKIEPTTFRTWLRILAQVPKAVIWLLRFPELGEANLRRTAKAWAGEEVASRLIFTDVAPKSQHISRARVCDLFLDTPECNAHTTAADVLWSSTPLLTLPRYPYKMCSRMAASILKGALPKSNEGRVAAAELIAGSEEEYEQRAVELATGLSYTMSTDGYGHGGGRLADIRKLLWESKWHCGLFDTKRWVNDVETAYEQAWQRWVAGEGGDIYL, encoded by the exons ATGTCCCCTCACGCGGTGACGCCGCCGCAGCAGTCGAATCTCGATACCCTCTCAACGTTTCCAAATGCCGACGCCACTTTTAACGACCATCACCCTCGCAATGTCCCAGCGCCATATCAGCAGTCATTTGCGATTCGCACCTCTCGACCTCACCGGCACACTATCCCGTACGGCTCAGCTCTTTATCCGCCACGCCAAGAGCATCATTTACGACGAAAGACACCAAACGGTACTGTCGATGCCGGATACGACGGCTCGCCATCCTTATTCTCCCATGGCCCCCCGCCTTCGAAACATTTGGTTCTACCTCGATCAGCGACGGCTACGGCATTTCCCCTGACGGGCCCTCCAATACGCCAATCTCATTTCAATGGGAGCATCGACTACCGCCGACCATCTTCGGTCGGCAATACTGGTCTCAGCGATGACCTGCAAGCCCGTCCCGGATCTTCCACTTGGGCTTATGGGAGCGATACGGCATTGCATCGTGGTGCACTTCCCACTAATCATTATGGCCTTCACCAAGCCGAAGGCCAATACATTCCTCAAGGCCAGCCAGAAGCGCCGGGGGGGTTCCCTAATCTTTACCAACCAATAATACGAGCTCACGAGTACAATGTCAGGGCATTTTGCCCACCCCCTATAGTCATGAACGAATCGCTGCCTTTTGGTCAGCCAGGCATGCATACGCCATGGAACTATCATGGTCGACCTGGCCTGGTCTCGGCAAGGCACGTTCAACCGCAGGACTTGCGCTCTTTCCAGCAGCATTGTGGTTCTGATTTCGCACGTCGTTCTCCCTTTGCTTCAGGTTTTGACTCTGaaactcagcctcatcctggATTCGATTCGAGCATGCACACACAATCATATATTCGACCACCTCATATGAGCAGCCAACAAGGTTTCAGAGAGAAAGTATTGTTACAGGCGCACAGGGTCTACGTTGATCTGCTGGCATACGCACAAACTATCCGGAAACCGCAGGCTTCCAAAGGAGCAGCAGGTCACAACACGTCCCCCAAGCTTCTTGTTTACCCTAAACCTCCGAAACCTTCCTTGAGAATATCCGAAGCCGCACTTGGGCGAGATCCTACATTATTCAACAACTCTTCCGAGAATGATTCGTACCAAGACTTCCAGTCAAGGGGACATGTGGTACCCTACTTCCAGGGGCC TCATGTCGAGGCAATTACGAATAAAGCCGCCACTCTTTACTGTCTCGGTCGCCAAGACGAGGCCGAGAAACACTGGATCAGAGCTGTGGAAGTGCAGCCTAGTTACTTGGAAGCTGTTGAACATCTTGTTGGACTTCTTTACAAAAAGCGCAGCAAAGAGGCCGTCGAGATCATCGACCATGTTCAACGGGCTCTAAGGGTATTGCCG GCACATAATCAGCAAGCCGGTTCTCACGACCAGCTAGCGAAACCATCTGGCTTCGCGTCCAGTGGCTATGCCATTCATGGGAAAGAGAATGGGCGTGTCCTGGCTCTCATACACGCGAAAGGAACCATGCTATACAGTCTTAAAGATGTGAACAGAGCATCAGAGGCTTTTGAAGAGGCCGTCTTGATCAGCGTAGGTCGCCAAATGACTAGTATACAGGATCTTGTTCGTCAAATTCAGACTGCCTTATCTCCAACAGAAACTCCAGTCTCGCATAGGAACGCTAGGCACGGTACTCGGCCCTTATTACTCCCCCCTGAAAGGGCTCGTCATACTGCACAGCTCGTCTTCGGCGGCACTGGTTCTCTACCTGGACTGCAGCATGTAGCTGAAGGCTCAACCAAGCGAGCTGCTGTGCAGACCACCAGCAATTCGCTGTTATCGTTGGCTAAGATATTCCAAGATTCTTTGTCAAGTGGGCAAGGAGCCCCGAACATTCTACGTCGCCCTTCTGGGGTTGAAGATATCCTAGCCCTTTACTATCTATCACTTTCACTTCAGGAAAGCCCTTCCACGGCTAATAATGTCGGTATCCTCCTCGCCGGCGTTCAACAGATAGCTTCAAATCCCCCAAGTCCAAATGTTGATGTACCTGCCCATTCGAGCATCCCCGGCATAGTGCCAGGCAGCGgtctggctttggctttggcgtaCTATCACTATGGCCTACGCCTGGATCCCAAGCATGTCCATTTACACACCAACTTGGGAAGTCTGCTCAAGGACATTGGACAATTGGATCTCGCGATACAAATGTATGAACAGGCCGTGGCGTGCGATGGGACTTTTGATATCGCCCTGACAAACCTCGCCAATGCTGTCAAGGATAGGGGACGCATCAACGATGCAATAACGTATTACAAACGTGCTGTGAGCTCCAACCCCGAATTTGCCGAAGCCGTATGTGGTCTTTCTACAGCGCTCAACTCTGTTTGTGACTGGAGAGGTCGCGGTGGGGTTATTTTGAAATCCGGGAAATACGACCGATGGCATGTTGACGACAAAGGTCTGCTCATTGATGCCCGTTCTTTCGGTCATGACAGCGGCCTTGTCAAGCGTGTCGTACGGATTATCAATCGCCAGCTGAGTGACGCATCACATTGGGGTCGGGGGgttctcgatgagaagaagatcgccTCGTTTACGCGGCAGATTAAGGACCTGGGTCTGGTCACATCATTCGACCCTGAGCAAGCTCTTAGGGAATGGAGCAACAAACCATGGGAGGGCTCACGCGTGATACGTTTGATAGAACGTGCAGCTCGCGCAACACAATGGAAATGGTATCAGGATCAGCACGTCTCTGGCAGTCAAAAACGTACCCAGTACACTCGGCTTCGATTACCCAGCGGGCTCAGCGTCCCTTCAGCACCAACCGTCCTACCCTTTCACACCTTCACATGCCCCCTATCAGCAAAGGACATTCGAGTAATTTCTCAGCGTAATGGCATTCGAATATCTTGTTCAACACTGCGGCTGCCATGGCTCCCTTCCACCGTCTATCccccaccacctcctcctaaCCCACACCTTAACATAGGATACGTATCGTCGGATTTTAACAACCACCCCTTAGCTCACCT GATGCAATCTGTATTTGGATTCCACAATCCAAGTCGGGCACACGCCATTTGCTATGCTACAACCGCAAGCGATCGATCTGTCCACCGACAGCAGATCGAAAGGGAGGCTCCTGTTTTTCGTGACGTCAGCAGTTGGCCCGCAGATAAACTTGTAGAGCAAATTATCAAGGACGAGATTCATAtccttgtcaacctcaacgGCTATACAAGAGGGGCACGCAACGAAATTTTTGCTGCACGACCTGCCCCGGTCCAGATGTCCTTCATGGGCTTTGCCGGTACTCTGGGTGCTGAGTGGTGCGATTACATCCTGGCTGATAGCACAGCCATTCCGCCAGAGACCCTACGTCCCTGGCGTGGAAACTTCAAAATCGCCGACGTTTTCAAGGATGATAcggagggcgaggaggaagactgGATGTACTCGGAAAATATCATATATTGCCGGGATACTTTCTTCTGTTGCGATCATGCTCAGTCATGCGATGCGAATGAACGATCAGTTACTTGGGAACAAGAGCAGAGGCGTCGCTGGAAGATGCGAAAGGAGCTTTTTCCTGCTTTGAGCGACGACACTATCATCATGGGCAATTTCAATCAGTTATACAAG ATCGAGCCTACGACCTTTAGAACATGGCTTAGAATTCTGGCACAAGTGCCAAAGGCAGTGATATGGCTACTTCGATTTCCGGAGCTCGGGGAAGCCAATCTGCGGAGAACTGCTAAGGCCTGGGCTGGTGAAGAAGTGGCCAGTCGTCTGATCTTCACAGATGTAGCGCCAAAGAGTCAGCATATCTCGAGGGCTCGTGTGTGTGACCTGTTTCTCGACACCCCTGAGTGCAACGCCCATACGACAGCGGCAGATGTTCTCTGGTCAAGCACGCCCCTACTTACGCTTCCTCGATACCCGTACAAGATGTGCTCTCGTATGGCCGCATCAATCTTGAAGGGCGCTCTGCCTAAATCAAACGAAGGCCGAGTGGCTGCAGCAGAACTGATCGCCGGAAGTGAAGAGGAGTATGAGCAACGCGCCGTTGAACTCGCCACCGGCCTCAGTTACACCATGTCCACGGATGGCTATGGTCACGGTGGTGGCCGCTTGGCAGATATACGCAAGTTGTTGTGGGAAAGCAAATGGCACTGCGGGCTCTTCGACACGAAGCGTTGGGTGAATGACGTTGAAACAGCCTATGAGCAGGCGTGGCAACGATGGGTTGCTGGCGAAGGCGGCGACATTTATTTATGA